From the Candidatus Binatia bacterium genome, one window contains:
- a CDS encoding archease: MPFRWLEDAPISDAGFEAWGTTLDECFHSAADALLALMVANPEAVEPRETRAFTVEHDDLDLLLVRFLEEILYYKDAEQLLLRVVRCAVAADAIPRRASAELAGERADRERHLLSADVKAVTLHRLSVHQEDGRWVATVVVDL, from the coding sequence GTGCCCTTTCGTTGGCTGGAAGACGCGCCCATCTCCGACGCCGGTTTTGAGGCGTGGGGTACGACGCTAGACGAATGCTTCCACAGCGCCGCTGACGCGTTACTCGCCCTAATGGTGGCAAACCCGGAGGCGGTCGAGCCTCGGGAAACGCGCGCATTCACCGTCGAGCACGACGACCTGGATTTGTTGCTCGTCCGCTTCCTCGAAGAGATTCTGTACTACAAAGATGCCGAGCAGTTGCTCCTGAGGGTCGTCCGCTGCGCCGTCGCTGCTGACGCCATCCCGCGGCGAGCCTCGGCTGAACTCGCGGGCGAACGGGCAGATCGCGAGCGGCATCTGTTGAGTGCCGACGTGAAAGCGGTCACCTTGCACCGCCTGTCGGTGCACCAAGAGGACGGGCGGTGGGTTGCCACGGTGGTGGTGGATCTCTGA
- a CDS encoding c-type cytochrome, which produces MQRLVESLRKRGWAIAFSLTLGALLYPYGRALVLNVEVTAPRRGYEVALRSGCFTCHGPDGIGGVKNPGSEDEEVPGFAGGVPMMWAKDDHELREYILDGAPARKRQDPEYREKTRKWLLVMPAYRGMLSEREVDDLVAYIRARSDLVVPSDPVAAQGHELAVQLGCFHCHGPMGSGGPANPGSFKGYIPGWWGHDFRDLVRSDAELRQWIREGSIERLRTHPIARFFLERQRVYMPAYDFLTDEQVDALIAYIRWVNTDAPK; this is translated from the coding sequence GTGCAGCGGTTGGTGGAATCGTTACGGAAACGAGGTTGGGCGATTGCCTTTTCCCTCACCCTGGGTGCGCTCTTGTATCCTTACGGGCGCGCGCTGGTGCTGAATGTGGAGGTCACGGCCCCTCGTCGCGGCTATGAGGTGGCGCTGCGCTCTGGCTGCTTTACCTGCCACGGTCCGGACGGCATCGGCGGCGTGAAGAACCCCGGCAGCGAAGACGAAGAAGTGCCAGGTTTTGCCGGCGGCGTGCCGATGATGTGGGCGAAGGACGACCACGAACTGCGGGAGTACATTTTAGATGGTGCCCCTGCCCGCAAGCGGCAGGACCCCGAATACCGTGAGAAGACGCGCAAGTGGCTGCTGGTTATGCCGGCGTACCGAGGCATGTTGAGCGAGCGCGAAGTGGACGACCTGGTTGCCTACATTCGCGCCCGCTCGGACTTGGTCGTTCCCTCCGATCCGGTTGCCGCCCAGGGCCACGAACTGGCAGTGCAACTCGGCTGCTTTCACTGCCACGGCCCCATGGGCAGTGGCGGACCCGCCAATCCTGGCTCCTTCAAAGGCTACATCCCCGGGTGGTGGGGTCACGACTTTCGCGACCTTGTGCGCAGCGATGCCGAGCTGCGCCAGTGGATTCGCGAGGGCAGCATCGAGCGGTTGCGCACCCACCCGATCGCTCGCTTCTTTTTGGAACGGCAGCGTGTGTACATGCCAGCCTACGACTTCCTCACCGACGAGCAGGTGGATGCGCTCATCGCCTACATCCGCTGGGTCAATACGGACGCTCCCAAATAA
- a CDS encoding DUF523 and DUF1722 domain-containing protein, translating to MASSRPEHREHPPPWFTAERPRIGISACLLGKPVRYDGGHKRDPFLTETFGQFVEWVPVCPEVELGLGVPRPTLRLEADETGVRLRVPSTGADLTAAMQRWADKKLRALAGEQLSGFVVKKDSPSCGMERVRVYQGSGAPRRGGTGLFTAALRAAWPLLPVEEEGRLHDPRLRENFVERVFAYQRLQRMFRGRWSVGQVVAFHTAHKLQLLAHSPRLYRELGQLVAHVREFSREEFRARYAEQFMRALQTLATPARHTNVLQHMMGYLREHIDGEARAELVQLIGEYRRGLVPLVVPLTLLNHFVRRHRIAYLLGQTYLEPHPRELMLRNHV from the coding sequence TTGGCTTCTAGTCGACCCGAGCACAGAGAACACCCCCCTCCGTGGTTTACTGCCGAGCGGCCGCGGATCGGCATTTCTGCCTGCTTGCTCGGGAAGCCGGTGCGGTACGACGGTGGGCACAAGCGTGATCCGTTTCTGACGGAAACGTTTGGGCAGTTCGTGGAATGGGTGCCGGTTTGTCCGGAGGTGGAACTCGGGCTCGGCGTACCGCGGCCGACCCTTCGCCTGGAAGCCGACGAAACTGGTGTCCGCCTGCGCGTGCCTAGCACCGGCGCAGACCTTACCGCTGCGATGCAACGTTGGGCGGATAAAAAGCTCCGCGCACTCGCCGGAGAGCAGTTGAGCGGCTTCGTGGTAAAAAAAGATTCGCCGAGTTGCGGCATGGAGCGAGTACGCGTCTATCAAGGGAGTGGGGCGCCGCGGCGCGGCGGCACGGGGCTGTTTACTGCTGCATTGCGCGCGGCGTGGCCGCTGTTGCCTGTGGAAGAAGAGGGGCGGCTGCACGACCCGCGGTTGCGGGAAAATTTCGTTGAACGAGTGTTTGCCTACCAGCGGCTGCAACGGATGTTTCGCGGCCGTTGGAGCGTAGGGCAGGTGGTGGCGTTCCATACCGCTCACAAACTACAGTTGCTCGCGCACTCGCCGCGACTCTACCGTGAATTGGGCCAATTGGTCGCACATGTTCGCGAGTTCAGCCGCGAGGAGTTCCGTGCGCGCTACGCGGAGCAATTCATGCGCGCGTTGCAAACCTTGGCCACGCCTGCCCGGCACACGAACGTGTTGCAGCACATGATGGGGTATTTGCGCGAGCACATTGATGGCGAAGCGCGCGCAGAGCTTGTACAGCTGATCGGCGAATATCGGCGTGGTTTGGTTCCTCTAGTCGTGCCGCTTACCCTCCTCAATCATTTCGTTCGCCGGCATCGAATCGCTTACCTGCTCGGGCAAACGTACCTCGAGCCGCACCCACGCGAGCTGATGCTGCGCAATCACGTGTAG